One Paraburkholderia caffeinilytica DNA segment encodes these proteins:
- a CDS encoding efflux transporter outer membrane subunit — translation MKPIVMKVLASAALLTLAACAVQPETHADLQHTVQTVAPAAWNVDAPQDSVSADAWWAQFGDPVMHQLVESVLTGNLDVQAAVERVRQAQDLAKQNRAALLPELNASATASDSRQNTPPPLGYVRQAGVGLTASWTPDVFGGERLAVLAAEAQVSGRQAALNQLRLALAANTAAAYIDLRWAQSQLQILSDNEQIRARALKLTQERLHYGLSTQLDVARAQNQLEDLQAQVPRIQSAVQHQLSLIAVFSGRTPESVDGLLLANARDIPVPAQSVPQTLPSEALLQRPDVRNAYATVEQRAAEVGVSKAQRYPQFRLNLADGLLASSYLGLPTLTDNLFSAALSATSPIFNAGRITANIDASESRMRESQLGLQQTMLQALKEIEDNRSDLVSGAVQVQRLGGALDASNHALRLSSELYKGGATDFLDVLTAQEAYLRDAESLNQAKREHALAAVALYRSLGGGWDVPETVTAASAN, via the coding sequence ATGAAACCAATCGTTATGAAAGTACTGGCGAGCGCGGCGCTTCTGACGCTCGCGGCGTGTGCGGTGCAACCGGAAACGCACGCGGACCTGCAGCATACGGTTCAGACCGTCGCGCCGGCGGCGTGGAATGTCGATGCCCCTCAAGACAGCGTGAGCGCCGATGCATGGTGGGCGCAATTCGGCGATCCTGTCATGCATCAACTGGTGGAATCCGTGCTGACGGGCAATCTCGACGTGCAGGCCGCGGTGGAGCGCGTCAGGCAGGCGCAGGATCTCGCAAAGCAGAATCGCGCGGCCTTGCTGCCGGAACTGAACGCTAGCGCGACGGCATCCGATTCCCGGCAGAACACACCCCCACCGCTCGGCTACGTGCGTCAGGCCGGCGTCGGCCTGACGGCGAGCTGGACGCCGGACGTCTTCGGCGGCGAACGTCTTGCTGTTCTCGCCGCTGAGGCGCAAGTGTCGGGTCGGCAGGCGGCTTTGAATCAACTGCGTCTGGCGCTCGCGGCGAACACAGCGGCGGCGTATATCGATCTGCGCTGGGCGCAATCGCAATTGCAGATTCTCAGCGACAACGAACAGATCCGTGCCCGTGCGCTAAAGCTCACGCAGGAGCGTTTGCACTACGGACTGTCGACGCAACTCGACGTCGCACGCGCGCAGAACCAGTTGGAGGATTTGCAGGCGCAGGTTCCGCGTATTCAGTCGGCCGTGCAGCATCAACTGAGTCTGATCGCGGTGTTTTCGGGGCGCACGCCGGAGAGCGTCGACGGCTTGCTGCTCGCCAACGCACGCGACATCCCGGTGCCCGCGCAAAGCGTGCCGCAGACGCTGCCGTCCGAGGCGCTGCTGCAGCGGCCCGACGTGCGCAATGCCTATGCCACGGTCGAACAGCGCGCGGCGGAAGTGGGCGTGTCAAAGGCGCAGCGCTATCCGCAGTTCAGGCTCAATCTCGCTGACGGCTTGCTGGCCTCGTCCTACCTCGGCTTGCCGACATTGACCGACAACCTCTTCAGCGCCGCATTGAGCGCAACGAGTCCGATCTTCAACGCCGGCCGCATCACCGCGAATATCGACGCGAGCGAGAGCCGGATGCGCGAGTCGCAACTCGGCTTGCAGCAGACCATGCTGCAGGCGTTGAAAGAGATCGAGGACAACCGCAGCGACCTGGTGAGCGGCGCGGTGCAGGTGCAACGCCTGGGCGGTGCGCTCGACGCATCGAACCATGCGCTGCGTCTGTCGAGTGAGCTCTACAAGGGCGGCGCGACCGATTTCCTCGATGTGCTTACCGCGCAGGAGGCCTATCTGCGCGATGCGGAGTCGTTGAATCAGGCCAAACGCGAGCATGCGCTCGCAGCCGTCGCGCTGTATCGCTCGCTCGGCGGCGGCTGGGATGTCCCGGAAACGGTCACGGCCGCGTCGGCGAATTGA
- a CDS encoding thiolase family protein — protein MSTREVVICNPVRTPIGAFGGALKEVPATELGAVAVRETLRRSGLDPAALASVVLGNVIQAGNKMNPARQASIGGGVPVAVPALTVNRVCGSGAQAIASAAQEIWLGLGDAAVAGGMENMDRAPYLLDGSRWGYRMGNAQIHDSLLRDGLNDAFSGEHSGWHTEDLVAQFDMTRETQDRWAARSQQRFAEAQVRGDFDAELVAVEIQGRKGPQHFTSDEQPRPDTTVETLARLRPAFRPDGTITAGNAPGLNSGAAAMLVAERGFAEARGIEPFARLAAYGVAAVEPGMFGLGPVPAVHMALARAGWQLEDVERFEINEAFAAVPIAVARRLGIADELINVQGGAIAHGHPIGATGAVLTTRLLHSMRRDGLKRGVVTLCIGGGQGIALALEVI, from the coding sequence ATGAGTACGCGAGAAGTGGTGATCTGCAATCCGGTGAGAACGCCGATTGGCGCATTCGGCGGAGCGCTGAAAGAAGTGCCCGCAACCGAACTCGGCGCGGTCGCGGTGCGTGAGACGCTGCGGCGCAGCGGCCTCGATCCGGCTGCGCTGGCCTCGGTGGTGCTGGGCAATGTGATTCAGGCCGGCAATAAAATGAATCCGGCGCGTCAGGCTTCGATTGGCGGCGGTGTGCCGGTGGCCGTGCCCGCGTTGACGGTCAATCGCGTGTGCGGCTCGGGCGCGCAGGCGATTGCGTCCGCTGCGCAGGAAATCTGGCTCGGCCTCGGCGACGCCGCTGTGGCCGGCGGCATGGAAAACATGGACCGCGCGCCGTATCTGCTCGACGGCAGCCGCTGGGGCTACCGGATGGGCAACGCGCAAATCCACGACAGCCTGCTGCGCGACGGCCTGAACGACGCGTTTTCCGGCGAGCACTCCGGCTGGCATACCGAGGATCTCGTCGCGCAGTTCGATATGACGCGTGAAACGCAGGACCGTTGGGCCGCGCGTTCGCAGCAGCGTTTTGCCGAGGCGCAGGTGCGCGGCGACTTCGACGCGGAGCTGGTCGCCGTCGAAATCCAGGGGCGCAAAGGTCCGCAGCACTTTACGAGCGATGAACAGCCGCGCCCGGATACCACCGTCGAAACGCTCGCCAGACTGCGTCCGGCATTCCGTCCGGACGGCACGATTACCGCGGGCAACGCGCCGGGATTGAACAGCGGCGCAGCCGCCATGCTGGTCGCTGAACGCGGGTTTGCCGAGGCGCGCGGCATCGAGCCGTTCGCGCGGCTGGCGGCGTATGGCGTCGCCGCCGTCGAGCCCGGCATGTTCGGCCTCGGTCCGGTGCCGGCGGTGCACATGGCGCTCGCCCGCGCAGGCTGGCAACTCGAGGACGTCGAACGCTTCGAGATCAATGAAGCCTTCGCCGCCGTGCCGATCGCGGTGGCGCGCAGACTCGGCATCGCCGACGAACTGATCAACGTGCAAGGCGGCGCGATCGCGCACGGCCATCCAATCGGCGCAACCGGTGCGGTCCTGACGACGCGCCTGCTGCATTCGATGCGCCGCGACGGCCTGAAACGCGGCGTCGTCACGTTGTGTATCGGCGGCGGGCAGGGGATCGCGCTGGCGTTGGAAGTGATCTGA
- a CDS encoding NupC/NupG family nucleoside CNT transporter: MALIARNILGIAVLLLIAFIFSTNRRAIRLRTVSAALLAQIGIGAFILFVPVGKTVLAAAASGVNHVLGYGNAGIEFLFGGLVQSKMFQVFGDGGFVFAVRVLPAIIFVTALISVLYYIGLMRWIVIVLGTVFQKLLGVSKLESFSAVTTIFLGQSEMPAVVKPFTRDMTGAELFAVMSSGMAAVAGSVLAGYAGLGVRIEYLLAASFMAVPGGLLFAKIIHPTTEASRVQLEDLSFDEKRPANVIEAASSGATVGLKIAVMVGAMLIAFVSLIALLNGIVGGIGGWFGHPQLSMQSVLGTVFAPLAYLIGVPWSEAAIAGNFLGQKIILNEFVAYASLSPYLKDAASVSAAGLQALDPRTLAILSFALCGFANFASIAVLTGGFSAVAPDRRAEVARYGLRVVLAATLSNLMSATIAGMFLTLN; encoded by the coding sequence ATGGCACTGATCGCTCGGAACATCCTCGGTATTGCTGTCCTGCTACTCATCGCTTTCATCTTTTCGACCAACCGGCGCGCCATTCGCTTACGGACTGTAAGCGCGGCGCTGCTTGCGCAGATCGGCATCGGCGCGTTCATTCTTTTCGTGCCAGTCGGAAAGACAGTCCTTGCGGCGGCCGCGTCCGGCGTCAATCACGTACTCGGCTATGGCAACGCGGGCATCGAGTTCCTGTTCGGCGGCCTCGTGCAATCGAAGATGTTCCAGGTCTTCGGCGACGGCGGCTTCGTGTTCGCCGTGCGGGTGCTGCCCGCCATCATCTTCGTGACCGCGTTGATTTCCGTGCTGTACTACATCGGCCTGATGCGCTGGATCGTGATCGTGCTCGGCACGGTATTCCAGAAGCTGCTCGGCGTATCGAAGCTCGAGTCGTTCTCAGCCGTCACGACGATCTTCCTCGGCCAAAGCGAAATGCCGGCCGTGGTCAAACCGTTCACGCGCGACATGACCGGGGCCGAACTGTTCGCGGTGATGTCGAGCGGCATGGCGGCGGTTGCCGGTTCGGTGCTGGCGGGCTATGCCGGTCTCGGGGTGCGGATTGAATATCTGCTGGCCGCGTCGTTCATGGCAGTGCCAGGCGGCCTGCTGTTCGCCAAGATCATTCACCCGACCACCGAAGCGAGCCGCGTGCAACTCGAGGACCTCAGCTTCGACGAAAAGCGCCCCGCGAATGTGATTGAAGCGGCAAGTTCCGGCGCGACCGTGGGCCTGAAAATCGCCGTGATGGTCGGTGCCATGCTGATCGCGTTCGTCAGTCTGATCGCGTTGCTCAACGGCATTGTGGGCGGGATAGGCGGCTGGTTCGGGCATCCGCAACTGTCGATGCAGTCGGTGCTCGGGACGGTCTTCGCCCCGCTCGCGTACCTGATTGGCGTGCCGTGGAGCGAGGCTGCCATCGCCGGCAATTTTCTCGGCCAGAAGATCATTCTGAATGAATTCGTCGCTTACGCGTCGCTGTCGCCGTATCTGAAAGATGCCGCAAGCGTGAGCGCGGCCGGCTTGCAGGCGCTCGATCCGCGTACCCTTGCTATTCTCTCGTTTGCGTTGTGCGGCTTTGCGAACTTTGCATCGATCGCGGTGCTGACGGGCGGTTTTAGCGCCGTCGCGCCGGATCGCCGTGCCGAGGTCGCGCGCTATGGCCTGCGCGTCGTGCTCGCCGCGACGCTCTCGAACCTGATGAGCGCCACGATTGCGGGCATGTTCCTGACGCTGAATTGA
- a CDS encoding cytidine deaminase has translation MNMEQLLERAGVAREKAYAPYSKFKVGAALLTKDGTVFDGCNVENASYGLCNCAERTAFFSAIAAGYRRDQFAALAVIGDTDGPIAPCGACRQVIIELGGPELPIRLGNLHGATRDTTAREQLPDAFYL, from the coding sequence ATGAACATGGAACAACTGCTGGAACGCGCGGGTGTCGCGCGAGAAAAGGCCTATGCGCCTTATTCGAAGTTCAAGGTCGGTGCCGCGCTGCTGACCAAAGACGGCACGGTATTCGACGGCTGCAACGTCGAGAATGCCTCGTACGGGCTGTGCAATTGCGCTGAACGTACCGCGTTTTTCAGCGCGATTGCCGCGGGCTATCGGCGCGACCAGTTCGCCGCGCTTGCCGTGATCGGCGACACGGACGGACCGATCGCGCCCTGCGGCGCGTGCCGTCAGGTGATCATCGAACTGGGCGGCCCGGAATTGCCGATCCGCCTCGGCAATCTGCATGGCGCGACTCGCGACACCACCGCGCGTGAACAATTGCCGGACGCGTTCTATCTATGA
- a CDS encoding nucleoside hydrolase translates to MSQHKVIYDTDPGVDDAMALVFQALHPDIELLGLTSVFGNATIGTTTRNARFLAGRFAPGVPVAQGAAAPLKRAAPEPLAWIHGDNGLGNIAIEADFEAPLDARPAHRFIIDTVRAHPGEVTLIAVGPLTNLALALADDPQIALLVKQVVIMGGAFGTDGVLGNVTPAAEANILGDPDAADIVLGAPWPVAIVGLDVTQRTIMSQDYLASLRDRGGAAGQFVWDVSRHYEAFHEQSAQLKGIYVHDSSAVAYVLAPHLYTTRSGPVRVLTDGIAVGQAIQKPSTMPVPAPDWDGRPECAVCLGVDVPGMLALYERTICGTL, encoded by the coding sequence ATGAGCCAGCACAAGGTGATCTACGACACCGATCCCGGTGTGGACGACGCGATGGCGCTCGTGTTTCAGGCGCTGCATCCGGACATCGAATTGCTCGGTCTGACGAGCGTATTCGGCAATGCCACGATCGGGACCACCACGCGCAACGCGCGTTTCCTGGCCGGACGGTTCGCGCCGGGCGTGCCGGTCGCGCAGGGCGCCGCCGCACCGCTCAAGCGCGCGGCACCCGAGCCGCTTGCGTGGATTCACGGCGATAACGGGCTTGGCAACATCGCAATCGAAGCCGATTTCGAGGCGCCGCTCGACGCGCGCCCCGCCCATCGCTTCATCATCGACACAGTGCGCGCGCATCCTGGCGAAGTGACGTTGATCGCAGTCGGCCCGCTCACGAACCTGGCCCTGGCGCTGGCCGACGATCCGCAGATCGCCTTGCTCGTCAAGCAGGTGGTCATCATGGGTGGTGCGTTCGGCACGGACGGCGTGCTCGGCAACGTGACGCCGGCCGCCGAAGCGAACATCCTGGGCGACCCCGATGCCGCCGACATTGTGCTCGGTGCGCCGTGGCCGGTCGCGATCGTCGGGCTCGACGTCACGCAGCGCACCATCATGAGCCAGGATTATCTGGCGTCGCTGCGCGATCGTGGCGGTGCGGCAGGGCAGTTCGTGTGGGACGTGTCGCGGCACTATGAAGCGTTTCACGAGCAAAGCGCGCAACTCAAGGGCATTTACGTGCACGACTCGTCGGCGGTCGCCTATGTGCTGGCGCCGCATCTCTATACGACCCGCAGCGGCCCGGTGCGCGTGCTGACGGATGGCATCGCGGTGGGCCAGGCCATCCAGAAGCCTTCTACGATGCCGGTGCCCGCGCCGGACTGGGACGGCCGGCCCGAGTGCGCAGTCTGCCTCGGCGTGGATGTGCCCGGAATGCTCGCGCTTTACGAGCGCACCATTTGCGGCACGCTGTAG
- the panE gene encoding 2-dehydropantoate 2-reductase yields the protein MRILVVGAGAVGGYFGGRLAAAGQDVTFLVRPGRAEKLARDGLVINSVRGNLTLPDVKTILAGVGAEPFDLVLLSCKAYSLDDAIDSFAPLVGESTLILPMLNGMRHIDVLKEKFGASRVLGGQCVIAATLSPEQHIMHLNETHAITFGELEGGTSERVEAIADAMAVANFDTVVSDNILLRMWEKWVFLATLAASTCLMRGSVGDILAAPDGKRIVENLLGECRGVAEHNGFTMGPDFDARATQTLFTPSPLTASMLRDVENHSHTEADHILGDLISRGGDAQKGEHGLSLLRIAYSHLKTYEVRQTRTS from the coding sequence ATGCGAATTCTAGTAGTAGGGGCGGGCGCCGTGGGTGGCTACTTCGGCGGACGTCTCGCGGCGGCGGGCCAGGACGTGACCTTCCTCGTGCGTCCGGGCCGCGCGGAAAAGCTCGCGCGTGACGGTCTCGTGATCAACAGCGTGCGCGGCAACCTCACGCTGCCTGACGTCAAGACGATACTTGCCGGTGTCGGCGCGGAGCCGTTCGATCTGGTGCTGCTCAGCTGCAAAGCCTACAGTCTCGACGACGCGATCGATTCGTTCGCACCGCTGGTCGGCGAATCGACGCTGATTCTGCCGATGCTCAACGGCATGCGCCATATCGACGTGCTCAAGGAAAAGTTCGGTGCGTCGCGCGTGCTCGGCGGTCAATGCGTGATCGCGGCGACACTCAGTCCCGAGCAGCACATCATGCATCTGAACGAAACGCACGCGATCACCTTCGGCGAACTGGAAGGCGGCACGTCCGAGCGCGTCGAGGCGATCGCGGACGCGATGGCCGTTGCGAATTTCGATACGGTGGTGAGCGACAACATCCTGCTGCGCATGTGGGAGAAGTGGGTGTTCCTGGCCACGCTGGCGGCCAGTACGTGCCTGATGCGCGGTTCGGTCGGCGATATTCTGGCTGCGCCGGACGGCAAGCGCATTGTCGAAAACCTGCTTGGCGAGTGCCGCGGCGTCGCGGAGCACAACGGCTTTACGATGGGCCCGGACTTCGACGCGCGGGCGACCCAAACGCTCTTTACGCCGTCGCCGCTGACGGCTTCGATGTTGCGCGACGTCGAAAACCACTCGCATACCGAGGCGGATCACATCCTCGGCGATCTGATCTCGCGCGGCGGCGATGCACAGAAGGGCGAGCACGGCTTGTCGCTGTTGCGCATCGCCTATAGTCATCTGAAGACGTATGAAGTGAGGCAGACCCGCACATCCTGA
- a CDS encoding ABC transporter substrate-binding protein encodes MKLFKTIAALAALCAFGAAAPAWSETRTIYIGMNGGPMEKAYTSQVLPDFEKANDVKVVVVPGTSSDILAKLLANKANPQIHVVFLDDGVMARAVSMGVCKKLDDSPVLKELYPFARMKDDMGAGVQLGMTGIAYNKKLFAEKGWAPPTSWMDFADPKYKGKVVFQSASSSTFGLHGFLAINRLMGGSEQNVEPGFTKWATTVGPNVVEYVPNSAKISEMVQTGEAGLFPLTPTAVGDLQDKGIPVGYVSPKEGSVLLLVDLCVVNNNPDPQLAQKLAQFLLSAPAQTKAAEAGKQIPTNRLAKMTPPMQQSLGNVDDLVKKVTVVDWDTINAHRAQWDTRWNRQIER; translated from the coding sequence ATGAAACTGTTCAAGACGATCGCGGCGCTGGCCGCATTGTGTGCATTCGGTGCGGCCGCGCCGGCTTGGTCGGAGACCAGGACCATTTATATCGGCATGAACGGCGGTCCGATGGAAAAGGCTTATACGAGCCAGGTTCTGCCCGACTTCGAGAAGGCCAACGACGTCAAGGTGGTCGTGGTGCCCGGCACTTCGTCGGACATTCTCGCCAAGCTGCTCGCCAACAAGGCCAATCCGCAAATCCACGTGGTGTTTCTCGACGACGGCGTGATGGCGCGCGCGGTCAGCATGGGCGTGTGCAAGAAGCTCGACGACTCGCCGGTGCTCAAGGAGCTCTACCCGTTCGCGCGCATGAAGGACGACATGGGCGCGGGCGTGCAACTCGGCATGACCGGCATCGCGTACAACAAGAAGCTGTTTGCTGAAAAAGGCTGGGCGCCGCCGACTTCGTGGATGGACTTTGCCGATCCGAAGTACAAGGGCAAGGTGGTGTTCCAGTCCGCGTCGAGCAGCACCTTCGGTCTGCACGGCTTTCTGGCAATCAACCGTTTGATGGGCGGCAGCGAGCAGAACGTCGAACCGGGCTTCACGAAGTGGGCCACGACGGTTGGTCCGAACGTGGTCGAGTATGTGCCCAACTCGGCGAAGATTTCCGAAATGGTCCAGACCGGCGAAGCGGGCCTCTTCCCGTTGACGCCGACTGCCGTGGGCGATCTGCAGGACAAGGGCATTCCGGTCGGCTATGTGAGTCCGAAGGAAGGTTCGGTCCTGCTGCTGGTCGATCTGTGCGTGGTCAACAACAACCCCGATCCGCAACTGGCGCAGAAACTCGCGCAGTTCCTGCTTTCCGCGCCGGCTCAGACCAAGGCCGCCGAAGCCGGCAAGCAGATTCCGACCAACCGTCTCGCGAAGATGACGCCGCCGATGCAACAAAGCCTGGGCAACGTCGACGATCTGGTGAAGAAGGTAACCGTGGTGGATTGGGACACGATCAATGCGCATCGCGCGCAGTGGGATACGCGCTGGAACAGGCAGATCGAGCGTTAA
- a CDS encoding NAD(P)/FAD-dependent oxidoreductase — MSDTLHYDVAIAGGGLVGSSAALALARRGLRVGLFERRYCGAQASGVNYGGVRVQGRPAEQMPLAMRARRIWDRLPELIGIDGEFTVSGHLRLARSEADLAALEAWAAMARGHGLQAQVLSGATFRQRYPWLGAAAIGGSLCATDGHANPRLVSPAFARAARAAGADVREQTALTEIHHDGTRFQLRAGNTRISADWLINSAGAWANTVAGYFGETAPMKPIYPNMWVTEPLPHFITHNLGVYGGGIYARQVARGNCVIGGGRGHGDGEYGQPSTETTRAVMRDACALLPPLREALLIRTWSGVEGETPDSNPIIGASRAVPRLLHAFGFSGGGFLLAPGVGDLLADLVIDGATATPLDAFSINRFAAVAARSAV; from the coding sequence ATGAGTGACACCTTGCACTACGACGTCGCGATCGCGGGCGGCGGCCTGGTCGGCTCGTCGGCGGCATTGGCGCTCGCGCGGCGCGGCTTGCGCGTGGGCCTGTTCGAGCGGCGCTATTGCGGCGCCCAGGCAAGCGGCGTGAACTACGGCGGCGTGCGCGTTCAGGGACGGCCGGCCGAACAGATGCCGCTCGCCATGCGTGCACGGCGCATCTGGGACCGCTTGCCCGAGCTGATCGGCATCGACGGCGAATTCACCGTGTCGGGACATTTGCGGCTCGCGCGCAGCGAAGCCGATCTTGCCGCGCTCGAAGCCTGGGCGGCCATGGCACGCGGCCATGGCCTGCAAGCGCAGGTACTCAGCGGCGCCACGTTCCGGCAACGTTATCCATGGCTGGGCGCGGCGGCGATCGGCGGCTCGCTTTGCGCGACCGACGGTCACGCGAATCCGCGCCTCGTGTCGCCCGCGTTCGCGCGTGCCGCGCGAGCCGCGGGCGCGGACGTACGCGAACAAACCGCGCTCACCGAGATCCATCACGACGGCACACGCTTCCAGTTACGCGCGGGCAATACGCGCATCAGCGCCGACTGGCTGATCAATTCCGCCGGCGCATGGGCGAATACAGTCGCCGGCTACTTCGGCGAAACCGCACCGATGAAGCCGATCTATCCGAACATGTGGGTCACCGAGCCGCTGCCGCACTTCATCACGCACAACCTCGGCGTGTACGGCGGCGGCATCTACGCGCGGCAGGTGGCGCGCGGCAATTGCGTGATCGGCGGCGGCCGCGGACATGGCGACGGCGAATACGGCCAGCCGTCGACGGAAACCACCCGTGCCGTGATGCGCGATGCCTGCGCCCTGCTGCCGCCGCTGCGCGAGGCGCTGCTGATCCGCACATGGAGCGGCGTGGAAGGCGAAACGCCCGACAGCAATCCGATCATCGGCGCGAGCCGCGCGGTGCCGCGCCTGTTGCATGCATTCGGTTTTTCGGGCGGCGGGTTTCTGCTGGCGCCAGGCGTCGGCGACCTACTCGCGGATCTCGTGATCGACGGCGCGACAGCCACGCCGCTGGACGCTTTCTCGATCAATCGCTTTGCTGCTGTTGCCGCGCGATCCGCCGTCTAG
- a CDS encoding NAD(P)/FAD-dependent oxidoreductase, whose amino-acid sequence MSGEHRVVIIGAGPAGVRAAETLVAAGVRPIVLDENARWGGQIYRQPPENGAFQRSKKALYGFEAHKADALHTTMAALLPHLDYRPDTLAWACAPGRLDALHAGREIGVPFSHLIIASGATDRVLPVPGWTLPGVFTLGAAQVALKAQGCAIGQRVVLAGTGPLLYLVAYQYVKAGAQVVAVLDTSPLSQQIAAAPKLARQPATFAKGLYYVGWLTMRGVRIERDVNLIGIRGEEGVSAIEWRSSSDGSKSDTLSCDAVGIGFGLKPETQLADLAGCRFRFDAHNRCWLPELDAAGRSSVRGIYLAGDGAGIAGADAAELAGRRTALALLDDLGIAHPRGPGMRNAASLARSLQRIAVFRQGIETAFAPPAKCATQWPDDMTVCRCEEIDAGTLRRCIRGGEANEINRLKALTRVGMGRCQGRMCGEAALTLLAEETGKPLGAVGRLRSQPPVKPIPLSPAMIADDVADIPEEARDE is encoded by the coding sequence ATGAGCGGCGAACACCGCGTGGTTATCATCGGTGCGGGACCGGCGGGCGTGCGCGCCGCCGAGACACTCGTCGCAGCCGGCGTCAGGCCGATCGTGCTGGATGAAAACGCCCGCTGGGGCGGACAGATCTATCGTCAACCGCCAGAGAATGGCGCGTTCCAGCGCTCGAAGAAAGCGCTCTACGGTTTCGAAGCGCATAAGGCCGACGCGTTGCACACGACGATGGCCGCGCTGCTTCCGCACCTCGACTATCGCCCCGACACACTGGCGTGGGCCTGCGCGCCGGGCCGCCTCGATGCGCTGCACGCGGGACGCGAAATCGGCGTGCCGTTCTCGCATCTGATCATCGCGAGCGGGGCCACCGATCGCGTGCTGCCGGTGCCGGGCTGGACCCTGCCCGGCGTCTTTACGCTCGGCGCGGCGCAGGTTGCCCTGAAGGCGCAGGGTTGCGCGATCGGTCAGCGCGTGGTGCTGGCAGGTACGGGGCCGCTACTCTATCTCGTGGCCTATCAGTACGTTAAAGCGGGCGCACAGGTGGTGGCCGTACTCGATACGAGTCCGTTGTCGCAACAGATCGCCGCAGCGCCGAAACTCGCACGCCAGCCAGCTACGTTCGCCAAAGGGCTCTACTACGTCGGCTGGCTGACAATGCGCGGCGTACGGATCGAGCGCGATGTGAACCTGATCGGTATTCGTGGCGAGGAAGGCGTCAGCGCCATCGAATGGCGTTCTTCAAGCGACGGCTCGAAGAGCGACACACTCTCGTGCGACGCCGTGGGCATCGGCTTCGGGTTGAAACCTGAAACCCAGCTCGCCGATCTCGCCGGATGCCGTTTCCGCTTCGATGCCCACAATCGTTGCTGGCTACCCGAACTCGACGCCGCCGGCCGCAGCTCCGTGCGCGGCATCTATCTGGCGGGCGACGGTGCGGGCATTGCCGGCGCCGACGCCGCCGAACTCGCCGGCCGGCGCACCGCGCTCGCGCTACTCGACGACCTCGGCATCGCGCATCCACGTGGCCCCGGCATGCGCAACGCAGCGTCGCTCGCGCGCAGCCTGCAACGTATCGCGGTGTTTCGCCAGGGTATCGAAACGGCCTTCGCCCCACCCGCAAAATGCGCGACGCAATGGCCCGACGACATGACAGTGTGCCGCTGCGAAGAAATCGACGCAGGCACCTTGCGGCGCTGCATTCGCGGTGGCGAGGCGAACGAGATCAATCGTCTGAAAGCCCTCACTCGCGTCGGCATGGGCCGTTGCCAGGGACGCATGTGCGGCGAAGCGGCACTCACGCTGCTTGCGGAAGAAACCGGCAAGCCGCTCGGCGCCGTCGGTCGCTTGCGCAGCCAACCGCCTGTCAAGCCGATTCCACTATCGCCCGCGATGATTGCCGACGACGTCGCCGACATTCCCGAGGAGGCGCGCGATGAGTGA
- a CDS encoding ABC transporter permease, producing MRKNGPIALIFHTLVIAFVLAPLVIVVLVAFTPDETLTLPTHGVSLRWFRAILNYPDFISAFFNSLKLAFASATLSLIVALPAALAIGRARFPGRGFLNGLLLSPLVIPGLVLGIALLRFFALIGATGSFAWLVLAHMIIITPFVMRLVLASVSGFDRSVEHAAHSLGADAWTTFRRVTFPMILPGITGGWLLAFINSFDELTMSIFVTSPQTVTLPVRMYMYATESIDPMMASVSALVIFITAGAMLLLDRVYGLNRILIGQH from the coding sequence ATGAGAAAAAACGGCCCCATTGCGCTGATTTTCCACACGCTCGTCATTGCGTTCGTGCTTGCGCCGCTGGTGATCGTGGTGCTGGTCGCCTTCACGCCCGACGAAACGCTCACGCTGCCCACCCACGGCGTATCGCTGCGCTGGTTCCGTGCGATCCTCAACTACCCAGACTTCATCTCGGCGTTCTTCAACAGTCTGAAGCTGGCGTTTGCCTCGGCGACGCTGTCATTGATCGTGGCCTTGCCCGCGGCGCTGGCGATCGGCCGTGCCCGCTTTCCGGGCCGCGGTTTCCTCAACGGCTTACTGCTGTCGCCATTAGTGATTCCCGGTCTCGTGCTCGGCATCGCCCTGTTGCGCTTCTTCGCCCTGATCGGCGCGACCGGTTCGTTCGCGTGGCTCGTGCTCGCGCACATGATCATCATCACGCCGTTCGTGATGCGGCTCGTGCTGGCCTCCGTCAGCGGCTTCGACCGCAGCGTCGAACATGCCGCGCACTCGCTCGGCGCCGATGCATGGACCACCTTTCGCCGCGTCACCTTCCCGATGATTCTGCCGGGTATTACCGGCGGCTGGCTGCTCGCGTTCATCAACAGTTTCGACGAGCTGACCATGTCGATCTTCGTCACCTCGCCGCAGACCGTCACGCTGCCGGTGCGCATGTATATGTACGCAACCGAATCGATCGACCCGATGATGGCCTCGGTCTCCGCCCTGGTGATCTTCATCACGGCCGGCGCGATGCTCTTGCTCGATCGCGTGTATGGGCTCAACCGGATTCTGATCGGCCAGCACTGA